A region of Acidobacteriota bacterium DNA encodes the following proteins:
- a CDS encoding universal stress protein — MTTKPQPPGPILVPVDFSRHSASALAWAAGLAGRLDATLRVLHVVHDPESEPGYYSRVNEKGELQLIEDAAAEMMAEFLATVIADNPDLPSLQSLEKTLLVGIPVTRILEEAAHCDACMIVIGSQGRTGLSHLLLGSKAERVAQLSPIPVTIVKADRKDDDE, encoded by the coding sequence ATGACGACCAAGCCCCAACCCCCAGGCCCGATCCTCGTCCCGGTCGACTTCTCCCGGCACTCGGCCTCCGCCCTCGCCTGGGCCGCGGGACTCGCCGGGCGTCTCGACGCCACGCTCCGTGTCCTGCACGTCGTCCATGACCCCGAGTCCGAGCCCGGCTACTACTCACGGGTCAACGAAAAGGGCGAACTGCAGCTCATCGAGGATGCCGCCGCCGAGATGATGGCGGAGTTCCTGGCAACCGTCATCGCCGACAACCCGGACCTGCCCAGCCTGCAGTCCCTCGAAAAAACGCTCCTCGTCGGTATCCCGGTCACGAGGATCCTCGAAGAGGCCGCGCATTGTGACGCCTGCATGATCGTCATCGGCAGCCAGGGACGCACCGGGCTGTCCCACCTGTTGCTGGGCTCGAAGGCCGAGCGCGTCGCGCAGCTGTCGCCGATCCCGGTCACGATCGTCAAGGCGGACCGGAAAGACGACGACGAATGA
- a CDS encoding nuclear transport factor 2 family protein has protein sequence MKKTIVLSLFLLFCAAPLLADGHEEAAIKKLIEESYVHGAFNELNPEAMRAGFHPDFAIYSADGEAIKKYPIVTWSDGVAKRKAAADFDPAGNKWEHTFVSVDVTGGSAAVKIELSNDGKLKYTDYLSLLKFDSGWKIVAKVYHSHK, from the coding sequence ATGAAGAAGACGATCGTCCTCAGCCTGTTCCTGCTGTTCTGCGCCGCCCCGCTCCTGGCCGACGGCCACGAAGAAGCCGCGATCAAGAAGCTGATCGAAGAGAGCTACGTCCACGGCGCCTTCAACGAACTGAACCCCGAAGCGATGCGCGCCGGCTTCCACCCGGACTTCGCCATCTACTCGGCGGACGGTGAAGCGATCAAGAAGTACCCGATCGTGACCTGGTCCGACGGCGTGGCCAAGCGCAAGGCCGCCGCCGACTTCGACCCGGCCGGCAACAAGTGGGAACACACCTTCGTCAGCGTCGATGTCACCGGTGGCAGCGCCGCGGTCAAGATCGAGTTATCAAACGACGGCAAGCTGAAGTACACCGACTACCTGTCGCTGCTGAAGTTCGACAGCGGCTGGAAGATCGTGGCCAAGGTCTACCACAGCCACAAGTAG